One segment of Shewanella piezotolerans WP3 DNA contains the following:
- the rpmA gene encoding 50S ribosomal protein L27 gives MAHKKAGGSTRNGRDSESKRLGVKRFGGESVLAGNIIVRQRGTKFHAGVNVGIGRDHTLFALTDGKVKFEVKGPQNRKFISIED, from the coding sequence ATGGCACATAAAAAAGCTGGCGGTTCTACTCGTAACGGCCGCGATTCAGAAAGTAAACGTCTTGGTGTAAAGCGCTTTGGCGGTGAATCAGTTCTAGCTGGTAACATCATCGTTCGTCAACGTGGTACTAAATTCCACGCTGGTGTTAATGTTGGTATCGGTCGTGACCACACTTTATTCGCACTTACCGATGGTAAAGTGAAGTTTGAAGTTAAAGGTCCACAGAACCGCAAGTTCATCAGCATTGAAGATTAA
- the surA gene encoding peptidylprolyl isomerase SurA, with protein sequence MKRCNRLIFALLTLAMSQVVHAAVEPLDRVTVQINEGIILESEVAGMVKTIKANAANAGQKLPSDTALRTQVIERLILTRLQMQMADRIGLHIGDLQLDQTIANIAKEQNISVEDMRAQIESDGTSFAQYREQLREEVTLGEIQRIQVQRRIQVSPQEINNLVSLINEQGLKDVEFQIGHILIDVPSDATSAQLEASSKRADVVLKRLKDGDDFRSIAIAASSGPKALEGGIWDYMNINEMPTLFAEVVNDAKVNDIIGPIKSGAGLHILKIMDARGLQTQEIEEVKSRHILLKPSPILSEERAKGMMDRFLAQIRSGEAKFEDIARQYSEDPGSAVKGGELGWADPNVWVPAFKQALNSLKKGEISEPFRSTHGWHIVQLEGRRTTDATEQFNTNRAHQLIYRRKFNEELQNWLDEMRAEAFIDIFEPEPNRG encoded by the coding sequence ATGAAACGCTGTAACAGATTGATTTTTGCTTTACTAACATTGGCGATGAGCCAAGTTGTTCACGCTGCGGTTGAACCGTTAGACCGAGTCACAGTACAAATTAATGAAGGCATCATTTTAGAAAGTGAAGTTGCAGGCATGGTTAAAACCATTAAAGCCAACGCTGCCAATGCTGGTCAGAAGCTACCGTCAGATACTGCGCTGCGCACGCAAGTTATTGAGCGCTTAATTCTTACTCGTCTGCAGATGCAGATGGCTGATCGTATAGGTCTGCATATTGGTGATCTGCAATTAGATCAAACCATTGCCAATATCGCCAAAGAACAAAACATTTCCGTTGAGGATATGAGAGCTCAAATCGAAAGTGACGGAACCTCTTTTGCCCAATACCGAGAGCAGCTCCGTGAAGAAGTGACGCTTGGCGAGATTCAACGTATTCAAGTTCAGCGTCGTATCCAAGTCTCACCGCAAGAAATTAACAACCTAGTAAGCCTTATTAATGAGCAAGGCCTAAAAGACGTTGAATTTCAAATAGGTCACATTCTGATTGATGTACCAAGTGATGCAACCAGTGCCCAACTTGAAGCTTCTAGTAAAAGAGCTGATGTAGTACTCAAACGTCTTAAAGATGGTGATGACTTTAGAAGTATTGCCATTGCAGCCTCTTCAGGGCCAAAAGCATTAGAGGGTGGTATTTGGGATTACATGAACATCAATGAAATGCCGACCTTATTTGCCGAAGTCGTCAATGATGCCAAAGTTAATGATATCATAGGCCCAATCAAAAGCGGGGCAGGACTTCATATCCTCAAAATAATGGATGCTCGAGGTTTGCAAACCCAAGAGATCGAAGAAGTTAAGTCTCGTCATATTCTCTTAAAACCATCTCCGATCCTTTCAGAGGAACGAGCGAAAGGCATGATGGATAGATTCTTAGCTCAGATCCGCTCAGGCGAAGCTAAATTCGAAGACATTGCACGCCAGTATTCAGAAGATCCGGGTTCAGCAGTAAAAGGTGGCGAATTGGGCTGGGCAGATCCAAATGTTTGGGTTCCTGCATTTAAACAAGCATTGAACTCCCTTAAGAAAGGCGAAATCAGTGAGCCATTCCGCTCTACTCACGGTTGGCATATTGTTCAGCTTGAAGGCAGACGCACCACTGATGCTACCGAACAGTTTAATACAAACCGCGCTCACCAGTTAATCTATCGCCGTAAGTTTAACGAAGAGTTACAAAACTGGTTAGATGAGATGCGTGCTGAAGCATTTATTGATATTTTCGAGCCGGAACCAAATCGAGGTTAA
- a CDS encoding threonine/serine exporter family protein: protein MYADTQNDITRQVVRVAQLLLAYGADSELVEEISQRLGYALGLVSVEISISSNSLVLTSLVHGRCITTTRRTREHGINMTIVCELQRICLLTEKGIYGLHEVRKRVARIEPKTYPAKYVVPMIGLSCASFCHLFGGDIAACVITFMASAIGMFVRLSIAKRHFNLLLNFSITAFVTTIIAQTGFQFDLTATPKLPMAASVLMLVPGFPMINAISDMVKGHLNVGISRWGHATLLTLASVIGITMAMQIGGLFL from the coding sequence TTGTACGCCGACACGCAAAATGATATTACTCGTCAAGTTGTTAGGGTTGCTCAACTTCTTCTAGCTTATGGCGCTGACTCCGAACTTGTTGAAGAGATCAGTCAGCGCTTAGGCTATGCGTTAGGTCTTGTCAGCGTAGAAATATCAATATCTTCAAACTCCCTTGTTTTAACTAGCCTAGTCCATGGGCGATGTATAACCACAACTCGACGTACCCGTGAACATGGGATTAATATGACAATCGTATGCGAACTTCAGCGCATCTGTCTATTAACCGAGAAGGGAATTTACGGACTACATGAAGTGCGTAAGCGCGTCGCTCGTATCGAGCCTAAAACTTACCCAGCAAAGTACGTCGTACCTATGATCGGGTTATCCTGTGCAAGCTTTTGTCATCTGTTTGGCGGAGACATTGCTGCTTGCGTGATAACCTTTATGGCTTCAGCAATTGGTATGTTTGTTAGGTTGTCGATTGCCAAACGACATTTCAACTTATTGCTTAACTTTAGTATTACAGCTTTTGTGACCACCATTATCGCGCAAACTGGTTTTCAATTTGATCTCACTGCAACACCTAAATTGCCAATGGCAGCTAGCGTATTAATGCTGGTGCCAGGGTTCCCGATGATTAATGCTATTTCGGATATGGTAAAAGGTCATTTAAACGTAGGAATTTCCCGCTGGGGTCATGCGACCTTGTTAACATTAGCATCTGTTATCGGTATTACCATGGCAATGCAAATAGGAGGTTTGTTTTTATGA
- a CDS encoding threonine/serine exporter family protein, whose product MISLILAMLNDAVFSAIPAVGFAMVFNVPRRFLPFCALAGALGHGSRTLWLNVGLPIEWATFLAAALVGIVTIGFAKRHLAPPLMYAVAAIIPMIPGTYAFNTVIALVQLTAQSHVSPELTSEVISNGLKTVFILGALSVGLAMPGLLYFRSRPVI is encoded by the coding sequence ATGATCTCTCTTATTTTGGCGATGCTAAATGATGCGGTGTTTTCTGCCATCCCTGCGGTAGGTTTTGCTATGGTTTTTAACGTTCCGCGTCGTTTCTTGCCTTTTTGTGCACTGGCTGGTGCATTAGGTCATGGTAGCCGAACTTTATGGCTTAATGTCGGCCTACCTATAGAATGGGCTACCTTTTTGGCTGCAGCGCTTGTAGGGATTGTTACCATTGGCTTTGCTAAAAGGCATTTAGCCCCTCCATTAATGTATGCCGTAGCAGCTATTATTCCTATGATCCCTGGGACGTACGCATTTAATACTGTTATTGCGCTTGTCCAGTTGACAGCTCAATCACATGTGAGTCCTGAACTGACGTCAGAAGTAATTAGTAACGGACTTAAAACTGTATTTATTCTTGGCGCATTATCTGTAGGTCTTGCTATGCCTGGACTACTTTATTTTCGTTCGCGTCCAGTTATCTAA
- a CDS encoding symmetrical bis(5'-nucleosyl)-tetraphosphatase: MANYFVGDIQGCFDELKLVLDKVAFNPSIDCLWTVGDLVARGSGSLQTLQYLKSLSGSAKVVLGNHDLHLLAVHGKLKRANPKDQLDELLHSQEIGNLVDWLRLQPLYQQHSEKNIIMTHAGVPPNWDLHTLKEQADNVSKALQQEDYLTSLIANMYTNSVDSWNEELSELEKKIYTINALTRMRYIFPDGRLDFDCKLPIQQCDNPQLSPWFDHKAKLHPSHTLVFGHWAAIMGKVSSPKLKALDTGCCWGEHLTLWHAESDQKITQNRLKKS; the protein is encoded by the coding sequence ATGGCAAATTACTTTGTAGGTGATATTCAGGGATGCTTTGACGAACTAAAATTAGTTCTCGATAAAGTGGCATTTAATCCATCAATCGATTGTTTGTGGACTGTAGGCGATCTAGTCGCACGCGGTTCTGGTTCTTTACAAACTCTGCAATACCTAAAATCTCTGTCAGGCTCAGCGAAGGTAGTACTTGGTAATCATGACCTGCACTTACTTGCTGTTCATGGGAAGCTAAAGCGAGCTAACCCTAAAGATCAGTTAGATGAACTGTTACACTCTCAGGAGATTGGTAATCTAGTTGATTGGCTACGGCTGCAACCACTCTACCAACAACATTCAGAAAAAAACATCATCATGACTCATGCTGGAGTCCCTCCAAATTGGGATCTGCATACTCTAAAAGAACAAGCTGATAATGTTTCTAAAGCGCTACAACAAGAAGATTATTTAACCAGCTTAATCGCAAACATGTATACCAACTCAGTGGATAGTTGGAATGAAGAGCTGTCGGAGTTAGAAAAAAAAATCTACACCATTAACGCACTCACTCGGATGCGATATATATTTCCTGATGGCCGTTTAGATTTCGACTGCAAACTCCCGATACAACAATGCGATAACCCCCAGTTATCCCCTTGGTTCGATCACAAAGCAAAATTACACCCTTCTCATACTTTAGTATTTGGCCACTGGGCTGCAATAATGGGCAAAGTCAGTTCACCAAAACTGAAAGCTCTCGACACAGGCTGTTGCTGGGGAGAGCACCTTACTTTGTGGCATGCAGAGTCAGATCAAAAAATTACTCAAAATAGGTTAAAAAAGAGTTAA
- the apaG gene encoding Co2+/Mg2+ efflux protein ApaG, which produces MNQRLSPIKVEVKTEYIEAQSTPDEEKYLFSYTITIINLGDQDVTLKSRYWCITDANGQQSEVEGAGVVGETPTIKPNTAYQYTSGTVLETPFGVMEGNYTMIKSNGEEFKAPISAFSLAVPGLLH; this is translated from the coding sequence ATGAACCAACGCTTGTCCCCGATAAAAGTTGAAGTTAAGACAGAATATATTGAAGCGCAATCGACACCAGATGAAGAGAAATATTTATTCAGTTATACCATCACCATAATCAATCTAGGTGATCAAGATGTCACTTTAAAGAGTCGCTACTGGTGCATTACAGATGCAAATGGACAACAAAGTGAAGTTGAAGGTGCAGGCGTTGTCGGTGAAACTCCAACGATAAAACCCAATACAGCCTATCAGTACACCAGCGGAACTGTTCTAGAAACTCCATTTGGAGTAATGGAAGGCAACTACACCATGATTAAGAGTAACGGCGAAGAGTTCAAAGCACCAATATCAGCATTTAGCCTTGCTGTACCAGGCTTACTTCATTAA
- the rsmA gene encoding 16S rRNA (adenine(1518)-N(6)/adenine(1519)-N(6))-dimethyltransferase RsmA: MSNKVHLGHTARKRFGQNFLTDENVINRIVGAISPDNEHVMVEIGPGLAALTEPVASGIDKLTVVELDKDLVERLKTHPTLKDKLEIHQGDALNFDFKQLVREDMQMKVFGNLPYNISTPLMFHLFEFAQYIENMHFMLQKEVVLRLSASPGTKAYGRLTVMAQYHCQVMPVLEVPPGCFTPPPKVDSAVVRLVPYKTKPFPCKDVEVLRHLTTTAFNMRRKTLRNNLKHMLSDDEFAQLEIDSTLRPEQISVQQYVAMANLFIDKQTKS; the protein is encoded by the coding sequence ATGAGTAATAAAGTACATTTAGGCCATACCGCTAGAAAACGCTTCGGTCAGAATTTCTTGACCGACGAAAATGTGATCAATCGTATTGTTGGTGCAATATCACCTGACAATGAGCACGTAATGGTAGAGATTGGTCCCGGCCTTGCAGCGCTTACAGAGCCAGTGGCGAGCGGCATCGACAAATTAACCGTTGTAGAGCTAGATAAAGACTTGGTTGAGCGCCTGAAAACTCATCCAACGCTAAAAGATAAGCTTGAAATCCATCAAGGTGACGCCTTGAATTTTGATTTTAAGCAACTTGTTCGTGAAGATATGCAGATGAAAGTGTTTGGTAATCTGCCATATAATATCTCTACTCCGTTAATGTTCCACCTTTTCGAGTTTGCCCAGTACATCGAAAATATGCACTTTATGTTGCAAAAAGAGGTTGTACTGAGACTATCGGCGAGCCCTGGAACAAAAGCCTATGGCCGCTTAACCGTCATGGCGCAATATCACTGTCAAGTCATGCCTGTGCTAGAAGTACCACCAGGTTGCTTCACGCCACCGCCAAAAGTCGACTCAGCAGTTGTACGTTTAGTTCCTTATAAGACAAAACCTTTCCCATGTAAGGATGTTGAAGTCTTGAGGCATTTAACCACTACTGCGTTCAATATGCGTCGTAAAACGTTGCGAAATAACCTCAAGCACATGTTATCTGACGATGAGTTCGCACAACTTGAGATAGACTCTACCTTGCGACCAGAGCAGATTAGTGTGCAGCAATACGTTGCTATGGCAAACCTGTTTATTGATAAGCAGACTAAATCATAA
- the cgtA gene encoding Obg family GTPase CgtA, with the protein MKFVDEATIRVEAGNGGSGCVSFRREKYVPDGGPDGGDGGDGGSVYLQADENLNTLITYQFERFHNAERGKNGRGRDCTGHGGEDLVLKVPVGTRAVDAETEETLGDLTTHGQKMLVAKGGFHGLGNTRFKSSTNRAPRQKTLGTDGEVRSLRLELMLLADVGLLGMPNAGKSTFIRSVSKAKPKVADYPFTTLVPNLGVVNPRPGQSFVIADIPGLIEGAADGAGLGVQFLKHLERCRVLLHILDIEPIDGSNPVDSARAIVGELEKHSPKLAGKPRWLVINKADLMLEEELQEKIDKVVEELAWDGEVFTISAYNREGTAELALKLLDFIDTLPPEEEVDVEAEVEFKWDNYHQNANESVNEDYDDDLDDDDYDDDDYDVEVIYQR; encoded by the coding sequence ATGAAGTTTGTCGATGAAGCGACTATCCGTGTAGAAGCGGGTAATGGTGGCAGTGGTTGCGTCAGTTTTAGACGTGAAAAATATGTTCCTGATGGTGGTCCTGACGGCGGTGATGGTGGTGACGGTGGCAGTGTTTATCTGCAAGCTGATGAAAACCTGAATACGTTAATTACCTATCAGTTTGAACGTTTCCATAATGCCGAACGCGGTAAAAATGGCCGTGGTCGTGACTGTACGGGTCATGGCGGAGAAGATCTCGTGCTTAAAGTACCTGTTGGTACAAGAGCTGTAGATGCTGAGACAGAAGAAACTCTTGGTGATTTAACCACGCATGGTCAGAAAATGCTTGTGGCCAAAGGCGGTTTTCATGGTTTAGGTAATACTCGTTTCAAGAGTAGTACTAACCGTGCCCCAAGACAGAAAACACTCGGTACCGATGGTGAAGTACGTAGTTTGAGACTTGAACTCATGTTGCTTGCTGATGTGGGACTGTTGGGCATGCCTAATGCGGGTAAGTCTACTTTTATTCGTTCTGTCTCAAAAGCAAAGCCGAAAGTAGCCGACTACCCATTCACAACTTTGGTACCTAACCTTGGGGTTGTTAACCCAAGACCTGGTCAGAGTTTTGTGATTGCTGACATTCCGGGCCTTATCGAAGGTGCCGCTGACGGAGCGGGTCTTGGTGTTCAGTTTTTGAAGCACTTGGAACGCTGCCGCGTTTTGTTGCATATATTGGATATTGAGCCTATCGATGGTAGCAACCCTGTCGATTCTGCACGCGCTATTGTCGGTGAGCTTGAGAAGCATTCACCAAAGCTTGCGGGTAAACCGCGCTGGTTGGTGATTAATAAAGCTGACTTAATGCTTGAAGAAGAGCTGCAGGAAAAAATTGATAAGGTTGTTGAAGAGCTAGCCTGGGATGGAGAAGTCTTTACTATCTCAGCTTATAACCGTGAAGGTACTGCAGAATTAGCACTTAAGCTACTAGACTTTATCGATACACTACCGCCAGAAGAGGAGGTTGATGTAGAGGCTGAAGTTGAGTTTAAGTGGGATAATTACCATCAGAATGCTAACGAATCAGTTAATGAAGATTATGATGATGATCTTGATGATGACGATTACGATGATGATGATTATGATGTTGAGGTTATCTATCAAAGATAG
- a CDS encoding DUF3718 domain-containing protein, whose amino-acid sequence MRLLSMSIATLFVASSISISSPALANQDQLAANICNYVVSDDKNRLRKKLKESRVKLRNIYDGVSCNGDSLLRIAMKSGSNAVGTFVAKRLPVSDLNKAEADGQTIIAWAESNGHGGSEITSAIKSRIAGG is encoded by the coding sequence ATGCGCTTGCTATCCATGAGCATCGCTACACTATTTGTGGCATCTTCAATATCGATTTCATCCCCGGCGTTAGCTAACCAAGATCAACTAGCTGCAAATATTTGTAACTACGTTGTTAGCGATGACAAGAACCGTCTTCGTAAAAAACTCAAAGAAAGCCGAGTTAAACTGCGAAATATTTATGACGGCGTTTCATGTAATGGTGACAGCTTATTAAGAATCGCTATGAAAAGTGGTTCTAATGCAGTAGGTACATTCGTTGCTAAAAGATTACCTGTGTCAGATCTTAATAAAGCAGAAGCCGATGGACAGACTATTATTGCATGGGCTGAAAGTAACGGACATGGAGGCAGTGAAATTACCTCAGCAATTAAGAGCCGCATCGCCGGCGGTTAA
- the rplU gene encoding 50S ribosomal protein L21: protein MYAVFQSGGKQHRVEAGHTVRLEKLEVATGETIEFDQVLLVADGETVHVGAPLVEGGKVVAEVVSHGRAEKVTIVKFRRRKHHDKKMGHRQWFTEVKITAISA from the coding sequence ATGTACGCTGTTTTTCAAAGTGGCGGCAAGCAACATCGCGTTGAAGCCGGTCATACAGTTCGTTTAGAAAAATTAGAAGTCGCTACAGGCGAAACTATCGAGTTTGATCAAGTTCTTTTGGTTGCTGATGGTGAGACTGTACACGTAGGTGCACCTTTAGTTGAAGGTGGAAAGGTTGTTGCTGAAGTTGTTAGCCACGGCCGTGCGGAGAAGGTAACTATCGTTAAGTTCCGTCGTCGTAAGCACCACGATAAGAAGATGGGCCATCGTCAATGGTTCACCGAAGTTAAAATTACAGCTATTAGCGCTTAA
- the folA gene encoding type 3 dihydrofolate reductase, which yields MKIAMIAAMANNRVIGKNNKMPWHLPEDLRHFKALTLGKPVVMGRKTYESIGRPLPGRHNIVISRQADLCIEGVTTVTSFEDAKSAAGDCEELIIMGGGQLYETLLGISDILYLTEISLDVEGDTYFPDWDDGSWSEISRNVAKNDKQLEYSFIKLVRKC from the coding sequence TTGAAAATTGCTATGATTGCCGCGATGGCGAACAACCGTGTTATTGGTAAAAACAATAAAATGCCTTGGCATTTGCCAGAAGACCTGCGTCATTTTAAGGCGTTGACCTTAGGTAAACCCGTTGTTATGGGGCGTAAAACCTATGAGTCGATTGGTCGTCCGTTACCAGGTCGGCATAATATTGTGATAAGTCGCCAAGCCGACTTATGCATTGAAGGTGTAACTACTGTCACCAGTTTTGAAGATGCAAAATCTGCAGCTGGCGATTGTGAAGAGCTGATTATCATGGGAGGAGGTCAACTTTATGAAACTTTACTTGGTATATCGGATATTTTATATTTAACTGAGATTTCGCTTGATGTTGAAGGAGATACCTATTTCCCTGATTGGGATGATGGTTCTTGGTCAGAAATATCGAGAAATGTAGCAAAAAATGATAAACAATTGGAATATAGCTTTATCAAATTAGTTAGAAAATGTTAA
- a CDS encoding methyl-accepting chemotaxis protein, translating into MKLNVATRVIGGFAFVTFLLIVLGAASWFTNSKLKTSTTLLQDLSLPALESSNRLSHTLSKQEKQVLVAYHSPDSNAVPTIKSQFTTASNTFTQELNQLTALVSNRNDFSQVINKLKNSYNSFKNQSENMISTHESALQTQARIQNRYDDVEMAVDDSASLLLDLIDFELSEDVIKQEIAATASTLDSSLSGIVSTSFDLIGTTEKSKFNTISKELDYIVSDTKSRLKYVTNHWEGVVEQELIDEINTEASKVFALVKGSNSLISMKASEIELNSKASQLLSSVEKQASDVNKQMAILTSTIESISKEVSERAIKDIDSASVQTIILVLIAIVVAIVVSIAVVRPLTRSLEKVNHALNVLASGDLTHKLDDSGHDEFAKLSANCNKLVDSLRSLIQGILDRSDQLAAAAEETSAITAQTTVSIQEQKSQVDQVATATTELSSSAQQVTASADEALSQIKAADDESRHMRLIADENKRTILALADEVSKAGVVINKVHADSASIGSILDVIRAIAEQTNLLALNAAIEAARAGEQGRGFAVVADEVRSLASRTQDSTQEIQQMIEVLQQGTQEAVAVMELGRSQASSCVDKTEQANIALESISNAVHQAHDSGTHIAHAAQEQNLVSQQVSEKLEHIAAISEETSTGADQTAQSSHQVAQLAEELQASVKEFKV; encoded by the coding sequence ATGAAATTAAATGTAGCAACTAGAGTGATTGGAGGCTTCGCATTTGTCACCTTTCTACTCATCGTTTTAGGCGCCGCATCGTGGTTTACCAATAGTAAGCTCAAAACTAGCACCACCCTACTACAAGATCTTAGTTTGCCAGCTCTAGAGTCAAGTAATCGGCTGTCCCACACACTCTCTAAACAAGAGAAACAAGTATTAGTGGCTTACCACAGTCCAGATAGTAATGCCGTACCAACAATAAAGTCTCAATTTACGACTGCAAGCAACACATTTACCCAAGAACTAAATCAACTCACTGCGTTAGTCAGTAACAGGAACGATTTTAGCCAAGTCATTAACAAGCTAAAAAACAGCTACAACAGCTTTAAAAATCAGAGTGAAAACATGATTAGCACTCATGAGAGTGCACTGCAGACTCAAGCAAGAATTCAAAACAGATATGATGATGTTGAAATGGCAGTTGATGACAGCGCCTCACTCCTATTGGACCTTATCGATTTTGAGCTTAGCGAAGATGTTATTAAGCAGGAAATTGCAGCCACAGCAAGTACACTTGATTCAAGCCTAAGCGGTATCGTCAGCACTAGTTTTGATTTAATCGGCACAACTGAAAAATCTAAATTTAATACCATATCAAAAGAACTCGATTATATTGTCAGTGACACCAAGAGCAGGCTGAAATATGTAACTAACCATTGGGAAGGTGTTGTTGAACAAGAGTTGATTGATGAAATCAATACAGAGGCGTCTAAAGTCTTTGCCCTTGTCAAAGGTAGCAACTCTCTAATTTCAATGAAAGCCAGTGAGATTGAGCTAAATAGCAAAGCGTCTCAATTGCTAAGCTCAGTCGAGAAACAGGCAAGCGATGTGAATAAGCAGATGGCTATCCTGACCTCAACCATCGAATCAATTTCAAAAGAGGTAAGTGAACGAGCGATAAAGGATATCGACAGTGCTAGCGTTCAAACAATTATCTTGGTACTTATCGCCATTGTGGTAGCTATCGTAGTCAGCATAGCGGTTGTACGCCCTTTAACTCGTTCTTTAGAGAAGGTAAACCATGCACTTAATGTACTGGCATCAGGCGATTTAACCCATAAACTTGATGATAGTGGCCATGATGAGTTTGCAAAGCTTTCAGCTAACTGTAATAAACTGGTCGACAGTTTACGCTCCTTAATCCAAGGGATCCTAGATCGCTCAGATCAACTCGCTGCGGCAGCTGAAGAGACATCTGCCATTACCGCGCAGACGACAGTCAGCATTCAAGAGCAAAAGAGTCAGGTCGATCAAGTAGCAACAGCTACAACAGAGCTTAGCTCAAGTGCTCAACAAGTTACCGCTAGCGCTGATGAAGCGCTAAGTCAGATAAAAGCTGCAGATGACGAAAGTCGACATATGCGCCTAATTGCTGATGAGAACAAACGTACTATTCTTGCCCTAGCCGATGAAGTATCAAAGGCGGGAGTTGTTATTAATAAAGTCCATGCAGATAGTGCTTCAATCGGCTCAATATTGGATGTGATTAGGGCAATCGCAGAGCAGACTAACCTACTTGCATTGAATGCCGCTATTGAAGCTGCACGAGCAGGTGAGCAGGGCCGAGGTTTTGCCGTTGTAGCTGATGAAGTTCGTAGCCTGGCTTCTAGAACCCAAGATTCAACACAAGAGATCCAGCAGATGATTGAGGTGCTCCAACAGGGTACTCAAGAGGCTGTAGCGGTAATGGAGCTTGGTCGCTCACAGGCAAGCTCCTGTGTTGATAAAACTGAGCAGGCTAACATTGCGCTAGAGAGTATTAGTAATGCGGTGCACCAAGCTCATGACTCTGGTACCCACATCGCACATGCAGCGCAAGAGCAGAACTTAGTTAGCCAACAAGTTTCAGAGAAACTTGAACATATTGCTGCGATTTCAGAAGAGACATCTACAGGCGCAGATCAAACGGCACAATCTAGCCACCAAGTTGCCCAGCTTGCTGAAGAACTTCAAGCTTCAGTGAAAGAGTTTAAAGTCTAA
- the pdxA gene encoding 4-hydroxythreonine-4-phosphate dehydrogenase PdxA, whose translation MSTKRIAITPGEPAGIGPDLVIQLAQQAWPAELVVCADPELLQARAKKLGLAIQLRPYQPNQAPKAQEAGTLTIVPFALESEVVCGKLDEQNSHYVVDTLRFAGEKNMVGEFDAVVTGPVHKGIINQAGIPFSGHTEFFANQASCQDVVMMLAAPGLQVALVTTHIPLAYVSKAITRDRLHQIVKILHKDLVEKFAIPKPRIYVCGLNPHAGEDGHLGREEIDTIIPALEELRALDMDIIGPLPADTLFQPKYLEDADVVLAMYHDQGLPVLKARGFGSSVNITLGLPYIRTSVDHGTALELAGTGSADIGSFVCALNRAIDLAAKN comes from the coding sequence TTGTCGACTAAACGAATCGCTATCACGCCGGGTGAACCGGCGGGGATAGGACCAGATTTAGTGATCCAACTAGCTCAGCAGGCTTGGCCTGCTGAGCTAGTCGTTTGTGCTGATCCTGAATTGCTGCAAGCTCGAGCTAAAAAACTTGGCCTAGCAATTCAATTACGCCCTTACCAACCAAATCAAGCACCTAAAGCGCAAGAAGCTGGTACGCTCACAATTGTACCTTTTGCTTTAGAAAGTGAAGTGGTATGTGGAAAGCTTGATGAGCAAAATAGTCACTATGTTGTTGATACCCTGCGTTTCGCAGGAGAAAAAAACATGGTCGGCGAGTTTGATGCTGTGGTAACAGGTCCCGTACATAAAGGAATAATCAACCAAGCGGGGATCCCTTTTAGCGGCCACACAGAATTTTTTGCCAATCAGGCAAGCTGCCAAGATGTCGTGATGATGTTAGCTGCTCCAGGCTTGCAGGTAGCTTTGGTGACAACGCATATTCCGCTAGCCTATGTGTCAAAAGCTATTACGCGCGATCGCTTACATCAAATAGTCAAAATTCTTCATAAGGATCTGGTCGAAAAATTCGCCATTCCCAAACCAAGAATTTATGTCTGCGGCCTAAACCCACATGCTGGGGAAGACGGCCACTTAGGCAGAGAAGAGATTGATACGATTATTCCTGCACTCGAAGAGTTAAGAGCGCTGGATATGGATATTATCGGTCCGCTACCCGCAGACACATTGTTTCAACCTAAATACTTAGAAGATGCAGATGTAGTACTCGCTATGTACCACGATCAAGGCCTTCCAGTACTAAAAGCTAGAGGTTTTGGCAGTTCAGTCAATATTACTCTAGGATTACCCTACATAAGAACATCGGTCGACCACGGTACGGCCCTAGAGCTTGCAGGCACTGGCTCCGCTGATATTGGTAGTTTTGTCTGTGCATTAAATAGAGCCATTGATTTGGCCGCAAAGAATTAG